The following are encoded in a window of Candidatus Methylomirabilota bacterium genomic DNA:
- the ggt gene encoding gamma-glutamyltransferase: MMASRRDDGAWSLGPTGEWRPEQRPVALGLRGMVASAHPVAAAVGLTILQRGGNAFDATVAVAAAEGVLLPMMCGLGGDAFAVLYDARRRDLVGLNGSGVAAAGATREYYVSHGFRTMPLDGVHSVGVPGAVSVYEALWKRYGTLPWAELWAPAIRLAEEGVAITEHVSHRIAERADLLARYPASARVFLPGGQPPAAGARWAAPELARSLRLVAQGGADVFYRGELASRLRAFLGREGALFAPEDFAGQEAQVYPPIATDYRGVTVYETAPPSQGFLLLEQLNILEGFDLAALAPLGADRIHLLVEAKKLAFADRNRHAGDPAVVRWPLAQLISKAHAAQRRRAIDPRRAGAPEGALVPEYSADTSYFAVADGDGNAVSFIHSLSASFGSGVLAGDTGIMLNNRAGRGFSLEDGHPNVLAPGKRTMHTLNAYLICRDGRPWLVGGTPGGDQQTQWSVQAITNVLDHGMSLQAAVEAPRWFSFPGTDPANLDKAMVLRAEQRVPEATRQELEARGHVVETFGPWSGGGAAQLIQIDQASGLIRGASDPRAGGLALGF; this comes from the coding sequence ATGATGGCATCCCGACGCGACGACGGCGCCTGGAGTCTCGGCCCCACCGGTGAGTGGCGGCCCGAACAGCGGCCGGTGGCCCTCGGCCTCCGCGGGATGGTCGCGTCCGCCCATCCCGTGGCGGCGGCCGTGGGCCTGACCATCCTCCAGCGCGGCGGCAACGCCTTCGACGCCACGGTGGCGGTGGCTGCCGCCGAGGGCGTTCTCCTGCCGATGATGTGCGGACTCGGCGGCGACGCCTTCGCCGTGCTGTACGACGCGCGGCGGCGTGACCTGGTCGGGCTCAACGGCAGCGGCGTGGCGGCGGCGGGTGCCACCCGCGAGTACTACGTGAGTCACGGCTTCCGGACGATGCCACTGGACGGGGTCCACTCGGTCGGGGTTCCGGGCGCGGTCAGCGTGTACGAGGCTCTCTGGAAGCGCTACGGCACCTTGCCCTGGGCCGAGCTGTGGGCGCCGGCGATCCGACTGGCCGAGGAGGGAGTCGCCATCACCGAGCACGTCAGCCACCGGATTGCCGAGCGCGCCGACCTGCTGGCCCGGTATCCGGCGTCCGCCCGCGTCTTCCTTCCCGGTGGGCAGCCGCCGGCGGCGGGCGCGCGCTGGGCAGCCCCCGAGCTCGCCCGCAGCCTGCGCCTGGTCGCCCAGGGTGGCGCCGACGTGTTCTACCGTGGCGAGCTGGCCTCCCGCCTGCGGGCTTTCCTCGGGCGCGAAGGGGCTCTGTTCGCACCCGAGGACTTCGCCGGCCAGGAAGCCCAGGTCTACCCGCCCATCGCCACCGACTACCGCGGCGTGACCGTGTACGAGACTGCGCCCCCCTCGCAGGGATTCCTGCTCCTCGAGCAGCTCAACATCCTGGAGGGTTTCGACCTCGCCGCCCTCGCGCCGCTCGGCGCCGATCGGATCCATCTCCTGGTCGAGGCGAAGAAGCTCGCCTTCGCCGACCGGAATCGCCACGCCGGCGACCCGGCCGTCGTCCGCTGGCCCCTCGCGCAGCTCATCTCGAAGGCCCACGCCGCCCAGCGTCGCCGCGCGATCGACCCGCGCCGGGCCGGCGCCCCCGAGGGAGCGCTGGTCCCCGAATACAGCGCCGACACGAGTTACTTCGCCGTCGCCGACGGTGATGGCAACGCCGTCTCGTTCATTCACAGCCTGTCCGCCTCGTTCGGCTCCGGGGTGCTCGCCGGCGACACCGGGATCATGCTCAACAACCGGGCCGGCCGAGGCTTCTCCCTGGAAGACGGCCACCCGAACGTCCTGGCCCCGGGCAAGCGGACGATGCACACGCTCAACGCGTACCTGATCTGCCGCGATGGCCGGCCCTGGCTCGTCGGCGGGACCCCGGGCGGCGACCAGCAGACCCAGTGGAGCGTCCAGGCGATCACGAATGTCCTCGATCACGGCATGTCCCTGCAGGCCGCGGTCGAGGCGCCCCGCTGGTTCAGTTTCCCCGGCACCGATCCCGCGAACCTGGACAAGGCCATGGTGCTCCGCGCGGAGCAGCGTGTGCCGGAGGCGACGCGTCAGGAGCTCGAGGCCCGCGGCCACGTCGTCGAGACCTTCGGCCCCTGGAGCGGCGGCGGCGCCGCGCAGCTGATCCAGATCGATCAGGCGAGTGGGCTCATCAGGGGCGCGAGCGACCCGCGGGCGGGCGGCCTCGCGCTTGGCTTCTGA
- a CDS encoding right-handed parallel beta-helix repeat-containing protein, translating to MKTITLALSVLAAVAVCLACSSIADAQATRTWVSGVGDDANPCSRTAPCKTFAGALSKTAARGEISVLDPGGFGGVTITKSITLNGDGSLAGILVAGTNGIVINAGANDVVIIRSISITGVGTGLSGIRIVSARHVHVENCTIHNFANFGIEGVNGTNPLGLSVFNTTVTSTNVGIRRSALAGNTASIRNVRVHRSAFGIDILGGKAAVSDSVVSHQTNIGVVAEGTSVLNIAGTVVSGNATGVNAFTSGSTINLANNDIFSNNTGVLVAAGGTCNRFQNNRIFGNSLANITGTCNVQSDQ from the coding sequence ATGAAGACAATCACGTTGGCGCTCAGCGTATTGGCCGCAGTGGCCGTGTGCCTGGCGTGTAGCTCGATCGCCGACGCGCAGGCGACGCGAACCTGGGTCTCGGGCGTGGGCGACGATGCCAATCCTTGCAGCCGTACGGCTCCCTGCAAGACATTCGCTGGCGCGCTCTCGAAGACGGCAGCGCGCGGTGAGATCTCGGTGCTGGACCCCGGCGGGTTTGGGGGCGTGACGATCACCAAATCCATTACCCTCAACGGCGACGGATCGCTGGCCGGCATCCTCGTGGCCGGCACGAACGGGATCGTCATCAATGCGGGCGCGAACGATGTCGTAATCATCCGGAGCATTTCCATCACCGGAGTGGGCACCGGCTTGAGCGGCATTCGAATCGTGTCCGCGAGGCACGTGCACGTCGAAAACTGCACCATTCACAACTTTGCAAACTTCGGCATCGAGGGAGTGAACGGCACCAACCCGCTCGGACTCTCAGTCTTCAACACGACGGTCACATCCACCAACGTTGGGATAAGGCGATCGGCTCTCGCCGGCAACACCGCCTCGATCCGGAATGTCCGGGTTCATAGATCTGCTTTTGGTATCGACATACTGGGTGGAAAGGCCGCAGTGAGTGATTCGGTCGTCAGCCACCAGACCAACATCGGCGTCGTTGCTGAAGGGACCTCGGTATTGAACATCGCCGGTACCGTGGTCAGCGGCAACGCCACCGGCGTGAACGCCTTTACCTCCGGCTCGACCATCAACCTCGCCAACAACGATATCTTCAGCAACAACACAGGCGTGCTCGTCGCCGCCGGCGGGACTTGCAACCGGTTCCAGAACAACCGAATCTTCGGCAACTCACTGGCGAACATCACCGGGACGTGTAACGTCCAGAGCGACCAGTAG
- a CDS encoding adenosine deaminase, translated as MTHLARPITLGLALILSALAGVAAGDDAAEQRTADYFESIRAEPLMQLVFLRQMPKGGDLHNHLSGAVYAETLIGWAAEAGLCADRRSAALSAGPCDAAQDRPPVTFALTPGGDALRALLIDQWSMRNFVPGPRSGHDHFFETFAKFGPATRGRTGEMLAEVMARAAAQRELYLELMLTADGSAAADLGTALGWDADLGRFRERLLAGGLGQAIAVARRTLDQTEATARARLRCETPAADPGCDVEVRYLYQVLRNSPPERVFAQIVLGFELTRAERRVVGLNLVQPEDGYLAMRDYELHMTMLDHLHRLDPTVNVSLHAGELAPGLVPPEGLCCHVRLAVERGHARRIGHGVAVMYERDPEGLLREMARRRVLVEIALTSNAGILGVQGPMHPLAMYLRSGVPVALATDDEGVNRSDLTQEYFRAAREHGLGYGDLKQSARNSLEHSFLPGDSLWETSDVFVPVAACASDRPGAASVSIGCRAFLAGSERARLQWRLEAAFADFEPRY; from the coding sequence ATGACACATCTCGCGCGCCCGATCACGCTCGGCCTGGCGCTCATCCTTTCCGCGCTGGCGGGGGTGGCGGCCGGTGACGACGCGGCCGAGCAGCGGACGGCCGACTACTTCGAATCGATCCGCGCCGAGCCGCTCATGCAGCTCGTGTTTCTGCGCCAGATGCCCAAGGGGGGCGACCTCCACAATCACCTCTCGGGCGCCGTCTACGCGGAGACCTTGATCGGCTGGGCGGCCGAGGCGGGCCTGTGCGCCGATCGCCGCAGCGCGGCGCTTTCGGCGGGGCCGTGCGACGCGGCCCAGGACCGTCCCCCGGTCACCTTCGCGCTGACGCCTGGCGGGGACGCCCTCCGTGCGCTCCTGATCGATCAGTGGTCGATGCGCAACTTCGTGCCCGGCCCGCGCTCAGGGCACGACCACTTCTTCGAGACCTTCGCCAAGTTCGGGCCCGCGACACGCGGTCGCACGGGCGAGATGCTGGCCGAGGTGATGGCGCGGGCGGCCGCCCAGCGCGAGCTGTATCTCGAGCTGATGCTCACCGCCGACGGGAGCGCCGCGGCCGACCTCGGCACCGCACTCGGCTGGGACGCCGACCTCGGGCGGTTCCGGGAGCGGCTCCTGGCCGGCGGCCTCGGGCAGGCGATCGCGGTCGCCCGGCGCACCCTGGATCAGACCGAGGCGACGGCCCGCGCCCGCCTCCGCTGCGAGACGCCGGCGGCCGACCCCGGCTGTGACGTCGAGGTGCGCTATCTGTATCAGGTCCTGCGCAATTCCCCGCCCGAACGCGTGTTCGCCCAGATCGTCCTCGGCTTCGAGCTCACCCGGGCCGAGCGCCGGGTCGTGGGGCTGAACCTCGTCCAGCCGGAGGACGGGTACCTCGCCATGCGCGACTACGAGCTCCACATGACGATGCTGGATCATCTCCATCGACTCGACCCCACGGTCAACGTGAGCCTCCACGCCGGTGAGCTGGCGCCTGGCCTGGTGCCGCCGGAGGGTTTGTGCTGCCACGTTCGCCTCGCCGTCGAGCGGGGCCACGCCCGGCGCATCGGCCACGGGGTGGCCGTCATGTACGAGCGCGATCCCGAGGGACTGCTCCGGGAGATGGCCCGGCGCCGCGTGCTGGTGGAGATCGCGCTGACCAGCAACGCCGGGATTCTCGGCGTGCAGGGCCCGATGCATCCGCTGGCGATGTACCTCCGCTCCGGCGTCCCCGTCGCCCTGGCCACGGATGACGAGGGCGTGAACCGCTCGGACCTGACGCAGGAGTACTTCCGCGCCGCCCGGGAGCACGGTCTCGGCTACGGGGATCTCAAGCAGAGCGCCCGGAACAGCCTGGAGCACAGCTTCCTTCCCGGCGACAGCCTGTGGGAGACCTCGGATGTCTTCGTGCCGGTCGCGGCGTGTGCGTCAGACCGGCCGGGTGCGGCGAGCGTCTCGATCGGCTGCCGGGCGTTCCTGGCCGGGAGCGAGCGGGCCCGGCTCCAGTGGCGGCTCGAAGCGGCGTTCGCCGACTTCGAGCCCCGATACTGA
- a CDS encoding dipeptidase — MLRRARRLLAQHPIIDGHNDLAWAIRNHATAPRDVEAYDLRKRSPGDTDLARLRAGGVGGQFWSVYIPGDAKAEGFARLQLEQIDIARRVIARYPERLALCLGTADILQAFRRRRVASLLGVEGGHAIENSLGALRAYYDLGVRYMTLTHNVTHDWADAASDASRHGGLTAFGEEVIREMNRLGMLVDLAHVSPAVMDHALRVSEAPVIFSHSSCRALTDVPRNVPDAILSRLGSNGGVVMITFVGPFVSPDAARAYAAGMVEVKKRTEGVADRAERRRIERAYFADHPLPKATIAQVADHVDHARRLAGVNHVGIGGDYDGNEEWPVGLEDTSGYPRLFAELIRRGWRDAELAKLASGNLLRAFRGAEATARLLQRRRPPSTTTIERLDGRGPAR, encoded by the coding sequence GTGCTCCGGCGCGCGCGGCGACTCCTCGCGCAGCACCCCATCATCGATGGCCACAACGATCTCGCCTGGGCGATCCGGAACCATGCCACGGCGCCCCGTGACGTGGAGGCCTACGACCTCCGGAAGCGCTCCCCGGGCGACACCGACCTCGCGCGTCTGCGCGCCGGTGGGGTGGGAGGGCAGTTCTGGTCGGTCTACATTCCCGGAGACGCCAAGGCCGAGGGTTTCGCGCGCCTCCAGCTCGAGCAGATCGACATCGCCCGTCGCGTGATCGCGCGCTACCCCGAGCGTCTGGCGCTCTGTCTGGGGACGGCCGACATCCTGCAGGCATTCCGGCGCCGACGGGTCGCGTCGCTCCTCGGGGTCGAGGGCGGGCACGCCATCGAGAACTCGCTCGGCGCCCTGCGCGCCTACTATGACCTGGGCGTACGGTACATGACCCTCACCCACAACGTCACCCACGATTGGGCCGACGCGGCCAGCGACGCCTCCCGGCACGGAGGCCTCACCGCCTTTGGCGAGGAAGTCATCCGGGAGATGAATCGCCTGGGGATGCTGGTGGATCTCGCCCACGTCTCACCGGCGGTCATGGATCACGCCCTCCGTGTCTCGGAGGCGCCGGTCATCTTCTCCCATTCCTCGTGCCGGGCCCTCACCGACGTGCCCCGCAACGTCCCCGACGCGATCCTGTCCCGGCTCGGGTCGAACGGGGGCGTCGTCATGATCACCTTCGTCGGCCCCTTCGTCTCGCCTGATGCCGCCCGGGCGTACGCGGCCGGCATGGTGGAGGTGAAGAAGCGGACGGAGGGCGTCGCCGACCGCGCCGAGCGGCGGCGGATCGAGCGCGCCTACTTCGCCGACCACCCGCTCCCCAAGGCGACCATCGCCCAGGTGGCCGACCACGTCGATCACGCCCGCCGGCTGGCCGGGGTGAACCACGTGGGCATCGGCGGGGACTACGACGGGAACGAGGAGTGGCCGGTAGGCCTGGAGGACACCTCGGGCTATCCGCGGCTCTTCGCCGAGCTGATCCGCCGCGGCTGGCGCGACGCGGAGCTGGCCAAGCTCGCCAGCGGGAACCTCCTGCGGGCCTTCCGAGGGGCCGAGGCGACCGCCCGGCTGCTCCAGCGCCGCCGGCCACCGTCGACGACCACCATCGAGCGGCTCGACGGCCGCGGGCCAGCCCGGTGA
- a CDS encoding alpha/beta fold hydrolase translates to MWAAPGRLTEHAPAAPLAYLRAGQGARPLVLLHGFLGAARNLATLARQLAERAPAYSVFAFDLTGHGASPPLPPGADLATLAGDVLGTARALGLATPLPIVGHSLGGRVALRAGLLEPAGVARVTLLDITPSPVVERDGETTRLVEALASAPATAPSRDVFRVHLRRRGVPDDIVEWLLLNVTREGASYRWRIDRVALAELSRRTNTEDLWPAVEGPRSYEVACIRGSRSRYVSDADVRRLEAAGCSVEALEGAGHFVHIDRPGELLARLLAGLPDTAGREGA, encoded by the coding sequence GTGTGGGCGGCACCGGGCCGGTTGACCGAGCACGCGCCGGCGGCCCCACTCGCGTATCTCCGCGCCGGCCAGGGAGCGCGGCCGCTGGTGCTCCTCCACGGATTCCTGGGCGCGGCCCGGAACCTGGCCACGCTCGCGCGCCAGCTGGCCGAGCGGGCCCCGGCCTACTCCGTCTTCGCCTTCGACCTGACGGGCCACGGCGCCTCGCCGCCGCTTCCCCCGGGCGCCGATCTCGCCACCCTGGCCGGCGATGTCCTCGGCACGGCCCGGGCTCTCGGTCTGGCCACCCCGCTCCCGATCGTGGGTCACTCGCTCGGCGGCCGCGTGGCGCTGCGGGCCGGCCTCCTGGAGCCGGCCGGGGTGGCCCGCGTGACGCTCCTCGACATCACCCCCTCGCCCGTCGTCGAGCGCGACGGCGAGACCACGCGGCTCGTCGAGGCCCTGGCCAGCGCCCCCGCCACCGCTCCGAGCCGCGACGTGTTCCGGGTCCACCTCCGCCGCCGGGGGGTGCCCGACGACATCGTCGAATGGCTGCTCCTGAACGTGACGCGCGAGGGCGCGAGCTACCGCTGGCGAATCGACCGCGTCGCGCTGGCCGAGCTGAGCCGGCGCACCAACACCGAAGACCTGTGGCCGGCCGTCGAGGGCCCCCGGTCGTACGAGGTCGCCTGCATCCGGGGAAGCCGCTCCCGGTACGTGAGCGACGCGGACGTCCGCCGCCTCGAGGCGGCCGGCTGCTCCGTGGAGGCGCTCGAGGGGGCGGGCCACTTCGTCCACATCGACCGGCCTGGCGAGCTGCTGGCGCGGCTCTTGGCCGGCCTGCCCGACACCGCGGGAAGGGAGGGGGCATGA